From Juglans regia cultivar Chandler chromosome 8, Walnut 2.0, whole genome shotgun sequence, the proteins below share one genomic window:
- the LOC109001757 gene encoding probable indole-3-pyruvate monooxygenase YUCCA4 — protein MGSCTDKEEKPAKCVWVHGPIIVGAGPSGLAASACLSEHGVPSVILERSNCIASLWQQKTYDRLKLHLPKQFCVLPLLGFPEHFPKYPTKDQFISYLESYAAHFSIQPRFNQSVQSAEFDSSSGFWKVRTQDLEYISRWFIVATGENAEPVIPEIVGIGRFHGPIVHTSAYKSGSDFASQRVLVVGCGNSGMEVSLDLCRHGAVPHMVVRNTVHVLPREMFGFSTFGMVMALLKWFPLRLVDKLLLLVANLTIGNTGQLGIHRPKTGPIELKNVTGKTPVLDVGALSQIKSGKIKVMEGVKEITRNGAKFMNGQEKQFDSIILATGYKSNVPTWLKGSDFFTKDGMPKTPFPNGWKGEDGLYTVGFTRRGLLGTASDAVKLAKDIADQWKTNQDCRTYSNIVLVRNCTKK, from the exons ATGGGTTCTTGCAcagataaagaagaaaaaccagCAAAGTGTGTGTGGGTTCATGGCCCTATCATCGTCGGCGCTGGACCATCCGGTCTAGCAGCCTCTGCTTGCCTCTCCGAACACGGAGTTCCTTCTGTGATTCTCGAGCGAAGCAACTGTATTGCTTCTCTTTGGCAACAAAAAACCTATGACCGTCTCAAACTACACCTTCCCAAGCAGTTTTGCGTCCTCCCATTACTAGGTTTCCCAGAACATTTTCCCAAGTACCCAACAAAGGATCAGTTTATCTCATACTTGGAGTCCTATGCTGCTCACTTTTCAATCCAACCCAGGTTCAATCAGTCCGTCCAGAGCGCAGAGTTCGATTCCAGTAGTGGGTTTTGGAAGGTTCGGACCCAGGACTTGGAGTACATTTCCCGGTGGTTCATCGTCGCCACCGGCGAGAATGCCGAGCCGGTGATACCGGAAATTGTCGGTATTGGGCGGTTCCACGGGCCCATTGTTCATACTAGTGCGTATAAGTCCGGCTCCGATTTCGCAAGCCAGAGGGTTCTGGTCGTAGGTTGTGGCAATTCCGGCATGGAAGTTAGCTTGGACCTTTGCAGGCATGGTGCTGTTCCTCATATGGTTGTCAGAAATACG GTGCATGTTCTACCTCGAGAAATGTTTGGCTTCTCTACATTTGGCATGGTGATGGCACTTCTCAAATGGTTTCCTTTGAGGCTTGTAGACAAACTCCTCCTGCTTGTCGCCAACTTAACTATTGGAAACACAGGCCAATTAGGCATCCATCGGCCGAAAACAGGTCCGATCGAGCTCAAAAATGTCACCGGGAAGACCCCAGTCCTTGATGTTGGAGCACTATCGCAGATTAAATCCGGTAAAATAAAG GTGATGGAAGGTGTGAAGGAGATAACCAGAAATGGAGCCAAGTTTATGAATGGACAAGAAAAGCAGTTCGATTCTATAATCTTGGCAACTGGCTACAAAAGCAATGTGCCTACTTGGCTCAAG GGCTCTGATTTCTTCACAAAAGATGGGATGCCCAAAACGCCCTTTCCTAACGGTTGGAAGGGAGAGGACGGGCTGTATACAGTTGGGTTCACGAGAAGGGGTCTCCTTGGAACGGCCTCTGACGCCGTCAAACTTGCAAAAGACATTGCTGACCAGTGGAAGACAAATCAAGACTGTAGAACTTACTCTAATATTGTCCTTGTTAGAAATTGTACCAAAAAataa
- the LOC109001792 gene encoding transcriptional corepressor LEUNIG-like isoform X1 codes for MSQTNWEADKMLDVYIHDYLVKRDLKASAQAFQAEGKVSSDPVAIDAPGGFLFEWWSVFWDIFIARTNEKHSDPAASYIETQLIKAREQQQHHQQQQQQQQQPQLPQHQQQQQQQQHNMQMQQLLLQRHAQQQQQQQQQQQQQQQQQQQQQQQQQQQQQQQQQQQPPTPQHQRRDGTHILNGSTNGLVGNDTLMRPNPGTANALATKMYEERLKLPLQRDSLDDVNIKQRFGDNVGQLLDPNHASILKSAAATGTPSGQVLHGTAGGMSPQIQARNQQLPGSTPDIKSEINPVLNPRVAGPEGSLIGIPGSNQGSNNLTLKGWPLTGLDQLRNGLLQQQKPFIQAPQPFHQLQMLPQHQQQLLLAQQNLTSPSASDESRRLRMLLNNRSMGLGKDGLSNSVGDGLPNVGSPLQAGGPLLARGDADMLIKFKMAQLQQQQQQQQQNNNPQQQQQLQHQQQQQHALSNQQSLSSNHNLHQQDKMGGAGSVTADGSMSNSFRGTDQVSKNQTGRKRKQPVSSSGPANSSGTANTAGPSPSSAPSTPSTHTPGDVISMPALPHSGGSSKPLMMFAADTTGTLTSPSNQLWDDKDLELQADIDRFVEDEDNVESFLSHDDTDPRDAVGRGMDMSKGFTFTEVHSVRASTSKVVCCHFSSDGKYLASGGSDKKAVLWSTDSFKAKMSLEEHSFMITDVRFSPSMPRLATSSYDRTVRVWDADNPGYSLRTFTGHSSAVMSLDFHPNKDDLFCSCDSNGEIRYWSINNGSCTRVFKGGMTQVRFQPRHGRYLAAAGQSVVSILDVETQVCRHSLKGHTKEINCLCWDPSGELLASVSEDSVRVWSFGSGSEGECVHELSCNGNKFHSCVFHPTHPSLLVIGCYQSLELWNMAENKTMTLSAHEGLIAALAVSTVTGLVASASHDKFVKLWK; via the exons ATGTCACAGACTAACTGGGAAGCGGATAAAAT GTTAGATGTGTATATACATGACTATCTAGTGAAGAGGGATTTAAAGGCTTCCGCACAGGCCTTTCAAGCTGAAGGAAAAGTATCGTCTGATCCCGTTG CTATTGATGCCCCTGGAGGTTTCCTCTTTGAGTGGTGGTCAGTATTCTGGGATATATTCATTGCTAGGACTAATGAGAAGCACTCCGACCCCGCTGCATCGTACATTGAG ACTCAGTTGATTAAAGCAAGGGAGCAGCAACAGCATCAtcaacaacagcagcagcaacagcagcaaCCCCAGCTGCCACAGCATCAAcaacagcaacagcagcagcagcataaTATGCAGATGCAGCAGCTCTTGTTGCAGAGGCATGctcaacagcagcagcagcagcagcagcagcagcagcagcagcaacagcagcagcaacagcagcagcagcagcagcagcaacagcagcagcaacagcagcagcagcagccacCGACACCACAACATCAGCGAAGAGATGGAACCCACATCCTTAATGGAAGTACAAATGGCCTTGTTGGAAATGACACTCTAATGCGACCAAACCCTGGAACTGCAAATGCATTGGCAACAAAGATGTACGAGGAAAGATTAAAATTGCCTCTTCAGAGGGACTCTTTGGATGATGTTAATATAAAG CAAAGATTCGGTGACAATGTGGGCCAGCTTTTGGATCCAAATCATGCCTCAATCCTAAAGTCAGCTGCAGCAACTGGCACTCCTTCGGG GCAAGTGTTGCATGGTACAGCTGGTGGGATGTCTCCACAAATTCAAGCTCGCAATCAACAACTACCAGGGTCCACACCG GATATAAAGAGCGAGATTAATCCGGTTTTAAATCCCAGAGTCGCAGGTCCTGAAGGATCATTGATAGGAATTCCTG GGTCAAATCAAGGTAGTAATAATTTGACTCTAAAAGGATGGCCACTCACA GGACTGGATCAGCTTCGTAATGGGCTTCTTCAGCAACAAAAGCCTTTTATACAGGCACCTCAGCCCTTTCATCAACTCCAGATGTTACCTCAACACCAGCAACAGCTTTTGCTTGCACAGCAAAACTTGACCTCACCATCTGCAAGTGATGAAAGTAGAAGACTCAGAATGCTTTTGAATAACCGGAGCATGGGTCTTGGAAAGGATGGCCTTTCAAATTCTGTTGGTGATGGGCTTCCCAATGTTGGATCACCTCTTCAAGCTGGTGGCCCTCTTTTGGCTCGTGGAGACGCAGATATGCTGATTAAG TTTAAAATGGCTCAGTTacaacagcaacagcaacagcagcaACAGAACAATAATccacaacagcagcagcagcttcagcatcagcagcagcagcagcatgcTCTTTCAAATCAGCAATCTCTGAGTTCAAATCACAATCTTCACCAACAAGATAAAATGGGTGGTGCTGGCAGTGTAACTGCTGATGGTAGCATGTCAAATTCCTTTCGAGGAACTGATCAG GTTTCTAAAAACCAGActgggagaaaaagaaagcagCCAGTGTCATCTTCTGGTCCTGCCAATAGCTCAGGAACTGCTAACACAGCAGGGCCCTCTCCAAGTTCTGCACCCTCAACTCCTTCAACACATACACCTGGAGATGTGATATCGATGCCTGCTTTGCCTCATAGTGGTGGTTCTTCCAAGCCATTGATGATGTTTGCTGCTGATACTACTGGCACCCTTACATCACCATCAAATCAATTG TGGGATGATAAAGATCTTGAATTGCAGGCTGATATTGATCGTTTTGTAGAGGATGAGGATAATGTTGAATCTTTTTTATCCCATGATGATACTGACCCTAGGGATGCTGTGGGTCGTGGTATGGACATGAGCAAAG GGTTCACATTTACAGAAGTGCATTCTGTTCGAGCAAGCACAAGCAAAGTTGTCTGTTGCCACTTCTCATCAGATGGGAAATATCTTGCTAGCGGTGGCTCTGATAAGAAG GCTGTATTGTGGTCCACGGATTCTTTCAAGGCAAAAATGTCACTTGAAGAACATTCATTTATGATTACTGATGTCCGGTTCAGTCCGAGCATGCCACGACTTGCAACATCTTCATATGACAGAACTGTCAGGGTTTGGGATGCTGACAAT CCTGGTTATTCACTTCGTACCTTTACGGGGCATTCTTCAGCTGTTATGTCACTTGACTTCCACCCAAATAAGGATGACCTCTTTTGCTCTTGTGATAGTAATGGTGAGATACGATACTGGAGTATTAACAATGGCAGCTGCACAAGAGTGTTTAAG GGTGGTATGACCCAAGTGAGATTTCAACCCCGTCATGGAAGGTACCTTGCTGCAGCTGGACAGAGTGTTGTATCTATTCTGGATGTGGAGACACAAGTTTGTCGGCATTCATTAAAG GGACATACTAAGGAAATCAATTGTCTGTGCTGGGACCCTTCTGGTGAGTTATTAGCCTCTGTCAGCGAAGACTCTGTTAGAGTTTGGAGCTTTGGATCAGGGAGTGAAGGAGAATGTGTACATGAGCTCAGCTGTAATGGCAATAAATTCCATTCCTGTGTTTTTCATCCTACACATCCTTCATTGCTGGTCATTGGCTGTTATCAG TCTTTGGAGCTGTGGAACATGGCCGAGAACAAGACGATGACTCTTTCAGCTCATGAAGGACTTATTGCTGCATTGGCTGTGTCAACTGTCACGGGATTGGTTGCATCAGCTAGTCATGACAAGTTTGTTAAGCTGTGGAAGTGA
- the LOC109001792 gene encoding transcriptional corepressor LEUNIG-like isoform X3, protein MSQTNWEADKMLDVYIHDYLVKRDLKASAQAFQAEGKVSSDPVAIDAPGGFLFEWWSVFWDIFIARTNEKHSDPAASYIETQLIKAREQQQHHQQQQQQQQQPQLPQHQQQQQQQQHNMQMQQLLLQRHAQQQQQQQQQQQQQQQQQQQQQQQQQQQQQQQQQQQPPTPQHQRRDGTHILNGSTNGLVGNDTLMRPNPGTANALATKMYEERLKLPLQRDSLDDVNIKQRFGDNVGQLLDPNHASILKSAAATGTPSGQVLHGTAGGMSPQIQARNQQLPGSTPDIKSEINPVLNPRVAGPEGSLIGIPGSNQGSNNLTLKGWPLTGLDQLRNGLLQQQKPFIQAPQPFHQLQMLPQHQQQLLLAQQNLTSPSASDESRRLRMLLNNRSMGLGKDGLSNSVGDGLPNVGSPLQAGGPLLARGDADMLIKFKMAQLQQQQQQQQQNNNPQQQQQLQHQQQQQHALSNQQSLSSNHNLHQQDKMGGAGSVTADGSMSNSFRGTDQVSKNQTGRKRKQPVSSSGPANSSGTANTAGPSPSSAPSTPSTHTPGDVISMPALPHSGGSSKPLMMFAADTTGTLTSPSNQLADIDRFVEDEDNVESFLSHDDTDPRDAVGRGMDMSKGFTFTEVHSVRASTSKVVCCHFSSDGKYLASGGSDKKAVLWSTDSFKAKMSLEEHSFMITDVRFSPSMPRLATSSYDRTVRVWDADNPGYSLRTFTGHSSAVMSLDFHPNKDDLFCSCDSNGEIRYWSINNGSCTRVFKGGMTQVRFQPRHGRYLAAAGQSVVSILDVETQVCRHSLKGHTKEINCLCWDPSGELLASVSEDSVRVWSFGSGSEGECVHELSCNGNKFHSCVFHPTHPSLLVIGCYQSLELWNMAENKTMTLSAHEGLIAALAVSTVTGLVASASHDKFVKLWK, encoded by the exons ATGTCACAGACTAACTGGGAAGCGGATAAAAT GTTAGATGTGTATATACATGACTATCTAGTGAAGAGGGATTTAAAGGCTTCCGCACAGGCCTTTCAAGCTGAAGGAAAAGTATCGTCTGATCCCGTTG CTATTGATGCCCCTGGAGGTTTCCTCTTTGAGTGGTGGTCAGTATTCTGGGATATATTCATTGCTAGGACTAATGAGAAGCACTCCGACCCCGCTGCATCGTACATTGAG ACTCAGTTGATTAAAGCAAGGGAGCAGCAACAGCATCAtcaacaacagcagcagcaacagcagcaaCCCCAGCTGCCACAGCATCAAcaacagcaacagcagcagcagcataaTATGCAGATGCAGCAGCTCTTGTTGCAGAGGCATGctcaacagcagcagcagcagcagcagcagcagcagcagcagcaacagcagcagcaacagcagcagcagcagcagcagcaacagcagcagcaacagcagcagcagcagccacCGACACCACAACATCAGCGAAGAGATGGAACCCACATCCTTAATGGAAGTACAAATGGCCTTGTTGGAAATGACACTCTAATGCGACCAAACCCTGGAACTGCAAATGCATTGGCAACAAAGATGTACGAGGAAAGATTAAAATTGCCTCTTCAGAGGGACTCTTTGGATGATGTTAATATAAAG CAAAGATTCGGTGACAATGTGGGCCAGCTTTTGGATCCAAATCATGCCTCAATCCTAAAGTCAGCTGCAGCAACTGGCACTCCTTCGGG GCAAGTGTTGCATGGTACAGCTGGTGGGATGTCTCCACAAATTCAAGCTCGCAATCAACAACTACCAGGGTCCACACCG GATATAAAGAGCGAGATTAATCCGGTTTTAAATCCCAGAGTCGCAGGTCCTGAAGGATCATTGATAGGAATTCCTG GGTCAAATCAAGGTAGTAATAATTTGACTCTAAAAGGATGGCCACTCACA GGACTGGATCAGCTTCGTAATGGGCTTCTTCAGCAACAAAAGCCTTTTATACAGGCACCTCAGCCCTTTCATCAACTCCAGATGTTACCTCAACACCAGCAACAGCTTTTGCTTGCACAGCAAAACTTGACCTCACCATCTGCAAGTGATGAAAGTAGAAGACTCAGAATGCTTTTGAATAACCGGAGCATGGGTCTTGGAAAGGATGGCCTTTCAAATTCTGTTGGTGATGGGCTTCCCAATGTTGGATCACCTCTTCAAGCTGGTGGCCCTCTTTTGGCTCGTGGAGACGCAGATATGCTGATTAAG TTTAAAATGGCTCAGTTacaacagcaacagcaacagcagcaACAGAACAATAATccacaacagcagcagcagcttcagcatcagcagcagcagcagcatgcTCTTTCAAATCAGCAATCTCTGAGTTCAAATCACAATCTTCACCAACAAGATAAAATGGGTGGTGCTGGCAGTGTAACTGCTGATGGTAGCATGTCAAATTCCTTTCGAGGAACTGATCAG GTTTCTAAAAACCAGActgggagaaaaagaaagcagCCAGTGTCATCTTCTGGTCCTGCCAATAGCTCAGGAACTGCTAACACAGCAGGGCCCTCTCCAAGTTCTGCACCCTCAACTCCTTCAACACATACACCTGGAGATGTGATATCGATGCCTGCTTTGCCTCATAGTGGTGGTTCTTCCAAGCCATTGATGATGTTTGCTGCTGATACTACTGGCACCCTTACATCACCATCAAATCAATTG GCTGATATTGATCGTTTTGTAGAGGATGAGGATAATGTTGAATCTTTTTTATCCCATGATGATACTGACCCTAGGGATGCTGTGGGTCGTGGTATGGACATGAGCAAAG GGTTCACATTTACAGAAGTGCATTCTGTTCGAGCAAGCACAAGCAAAGTTGTCTGTTGCCACTTCTCATCAGATGGGAAATATCTTGCTAGCGGTGGCTCTGATAAGAAG GCTGTATTGTGGTCCACGGATTCTTTCAAGGCAAAAATGTCACTTGAAGAACATTCATTTATGATTACTGATGTCCGGTTCAGTCCGAGCATGCCACGACTTGCAACATCTTCATATGACAGAACTGTCAGGGTTTGGGATGCTGACAAT CCTGGTTATTCACTTCGTACCTTTACGGGGCATTCTTCAGCTGTTATGTCACTTGACTTCCACCCAAATAAGGATGACCTCTTTTGCTCTTGTGATAGTAATGGTGAGATACGATACTGGAGTATTAACAATGGCAGCTGCACAAGAGTGTTTAAG GGTGGTATGACCCAAGTGAGATTTCAACCCCGTCATGGAAGGTACCTTGCTGCAGCTGGACAGAGTGTTGTATCTATTCTGGATGTGGAGACACAAGTTTGTCGGCATTCATTAAAG GGACATACTAAGGAAATCAATTGTCTGTGCTGGGACCCTTCTGGTGAGTTATTAGCCTCTGTCAGCGAAGACTCTGTTAGAGTTTGGAGCTTTGGATCAGGGAGTGAAGGAGAATGTGTACATGAGCTCAGCTGTAATGGCAATAAATTCCATTCCTGTGTTTTTCATCCTACACATCCTTCATTGCTGGTCATTGGCTGTTATCAG TCTTTGGAGCTGTGGAACATGGCCGAGAACAAGACGATGACTCTTTCAGCTCATGAAGGACTTATTGCTGCATTGGCTGTGTCAACTGTCACGGGATTGGTTGCATCAGCTAGTCATGACAAGTTTGTTAAGCTGTGGAAGTGA
- the LOC109001792 gene encoding transcriptional corepressor LEUNIG-like isoform X2, translated as MSQTNWEADKMLDVYIHDYLVKRDLKASAQAFQAEGKVSSDPVAIDAPGGFLFEWWSVFWDIFIARTNEKHSDPAASYIETQLIKAREQQQHHQQQQQQQQQPQLPQHQQQQQQQQHNMQMQQLLLQRHAQQQQQQQQQQQQQQQQQQQQQQQQQQQQQQQQQQQPPTPQHQRRDGTHILNGSTNGLVGNDTLMRPNPGTANALATKMYEERLKLPLQRDSLDDVNIKQRFGDNVGQLLDPNHASILKSAAATGTPSGQVLHGTAGGMSPQIQARNQQLPGSTPDIKSEINPVLNPRVAGPEGSLIGIPGSNQGSNNLTLKGWPLTGLDQLRNGLLQQQKPFIQAPQPFHQLQMLPQHQQQLLLAQQNLTSPSASDESRRLRMLLNNRSMGLGKDGLSNSVGDGLPNVGSPLQAGGPLLARGDADMLIKFKMAQLQQQQQQQQQNNNPQQQQQLQHQQQQQHALSNQQSLSSNHNLHQQDKMGGAGSVTADGSMSNSFRGTDQTGRKRKQPVSSSGPANSSGTANTAGPSPSSAPSTPSTHTPGDVISMPALPHSGGSSKPLMMFAADTTGTLTSPSNQLWDDKDLELQADIDRFVEDEDNVESFLSHDDTDPRDAVGRGMDMSKGFTFTEVHSVRASTSKVVCCHFSSDGKYLASGGSDKKAVLWSTDSFKAKMSLEEHSFMITDVRFSPSMPRLATSSYDRTVRVWDADNPGYSLRTFTGHSSAVMSLDFHPNKDDLFCSCDSNGEIRYWSINNGSCTRVFKGGMTQVRFQPRHGRYLAAAGQSVVSILDVETQVCRHSLKGHTKEINCLCWDPSGELLASVSEDSVRVWSFGSGSEGECVHELSCNGNKFHSCVFHPTHPSLLVIGCYQSLELWNMAENKTMTLSAHEGLIAALAVSTVTGLVASASHDKFVKLWK; from the exons ATGTCACAGACTAACTGGGAAGCGGATAAAAT GTTAGATGTGTATATACATGACTATCTAGTGAAGAGGGATTTAAAGGCTTCCGCACAGGCCTTTCAAGCTGAAGGAAAAGTATCGTCTGATCCCGTTG CTATTGATGCCCCTGGAGGTTTCCTCTTTGAGTGGTGGTCAGTATTCTGGGATATATTCATTGCTAGGACTAATGAGAAGCACTCCGACCCCGCTGCATCGTACATTGAG ACTCAGTTGATTAAAGCAAGGGAGCAGCAACAGCATCAtcaacaacagcagcagcaacagcagcaaCCCCAGCTGCCACAGCATCAAcaacagcaacagcagcagcagcataaTATGCAGATGCAGCAGCTCTTGTTGCAGAGGCATGctcaacagcagcagcagcagcagcagcagcagcagcagcagcaacagcagcagcaacagcagcagcagcagcagcagcaacagcagcagcaacagcagcagcagcagccacCGACACCACAACATCAGCGAAGAGATGGAACCCACATCCTTAATGGAAGTACAAATGGCCTTGTTGGAAATGACACTCTAATGCGACCAAACCCTGGAACTGCAAATGCATTGGCAACAAAGATGTACGAGGAAAGATTAAAATTGCCTCTTCAGAGGGACTCTTTGGATGATGTTAATATAAAG CAAAGATTCGGTGACAATGTGGGCCAGCTTTTGGATCCAAATCATGCCTCAATCCTAAAGTCAGCTGCAGCAACTGGCACTCCTTCGGG GCAAGTGTTGCATGGTACAGCTGGTGGGATGTCTCCACAAATTCAAGCTCGCAATCAACAACTACCAGGGTCCACACCG GATATAAAGAGCGAGATTAATCCGGTTTTAAATCCCAGAGTCGCAGGTCCTGAAGGATCATTGATAGGAATTCCTG GGTCAAATCAAGGTAGTAATAATTTGACTCTAAAAGGATGGCCACTCACA GGACTGGATCAGCTTCGTAATGGGCTTCTTCAGCAACAAAAGCCTTTTATACAGGCACCTCAGCCCTTTCATCAACTCCAGATGTTACCTCAACACCAGCAACAGCTTTTGCTTGCACAGCAAAACTTGACCTCACCATCTGCAAGTGATGAAAGTAGAAGACTCAGAATGCTTTTGAATAACCGGAGCATGGGTCTTGGAAAGGATGGCCTTTCAAATTCTGTTGGTGATGGGCTTCCCAATGTTGGATCACCTCTTCAAGCTGGTGGCCCTCTTTTGGCTCGTGGAGACGCAGATATGCTGATTAAG TTTAAAATGGCTCAGTTacaacagcaacagcaacagcagcaACAGAACAATAATccacaacagcagcagcagcttcagcatcagcagcagcagcagcatgcTCTTTCAAATCAGCAATCTCTGAGTTCAAATCACAATCTTCACCAACAAGATAAAATGGGTGGTGCTGGCAGTGTAACTGCTGATGGTAGCATGTCAAATTCCTTTCGAGGAACTGATCAG ActgggagaaaaagaaagcagCCAGTGTCATCTTCTGGTCCTGCCAATAGCTCAGGAACTGCTAACACAGCAGGGCCCTCTCCAAGTTCTGCACCCTCAACTCCTTCAACACATACACCTGGAGATGTGATATCGATGCCTGCTTTGCCTCATAGTGGTGGTTCTTCCAAGCCATTGATGATGTTTGCTGCTGATACTACTGGCACCCTTACATCACCATCAAATCAATTG TGGGATGATAAAGATCTTGAATTGCAGGCTGATATTGATCGTTTTGTAGAGGATGAGGATAATGTTGAATCTTTTTTATCCCATGATGATACTGACCCTAGGGATGCTGTGGGTCGTGGTATGGACATGAGCAAAG GGTTCACATTTACAGAAGTGCATTCTGTTCGAGCAAGCACAAGCAAAGTTGTCTGTTGCCACTTCTCATCAGATGGGAAATATCTTGCTAGCGGTGGCTCTGATAAGAAG GCTGTATTGTGGTCCACGGATTCTTTCAAGGCAAAAATGTCACTTGAAGAACATTCATTTATGATTACTGATGTCCGGTTCAGTCCGAGCATGCCACGACTTGCAACATCTTCATATGACAGAACTGTCAGGGTTTGGGATGCTGACAAT CCTGGTTATTCACTTCGTACCTTTACGGGGCATTCTTCAGCTGTTATGTCACTTGACTTCCACCCAAATAAGGATGACCTCTTTTGCTCTTGTGATAGTAATGGTGAGATACGATACTGGAGTATTAACAATGGCAGCTGCACAAGAGTGTTTAAG GGTGGTATGACCCAAGTGAGATTTCAACCCCGTCATGGAAGGTACCTTGCTGCAGCTGGACAGAGTGTTGTATCTATTCTGGATGTGGAGACACAAGTTTGTCGGCATTCATTAAAG GGACATACTAAGGAAATCAATTGTCTGTGCTGGGACCCTTCTGGTGAGTTATTAGCCTCTGTCAGCGAAGACTCTGTTAGAGTTTGGAGCTTTGGATCAGGGAGTGAAGGAGAATGTGTACATGAGCTCAGCTGTAATGGCAATAAATTCCATTCCTGTGTTTTTCATCCTACACATCCTTCATTGCTGGTCATTGGCTGTTATCAG TCTTTGGAGCTGTGGAACATGGCCGAGAACAAGACGATGACTCTTTCAGCTCATGAAGGACTTATTGCTGCATTGGCTGTGTCAACTGTCACGGGATTGGTTGCATCAGCTAGTCATGACAAGTTTGTTAAGCTGTGGAAGTGA